A region of Toxorhynchites rutilus septentrionalis strain SRP chromosome 1, ASM2978413v1, whole genome shotgun sequence DNA encodes the following proteins:
- the LOC129762954 gene encoding zinc metalloproteinase nas-4 isoform X2 — MAMSHKMLLVLLAATWLTVANCNVILRDDAENEVDSNDGEIDLSHLGTAIYGAPDPSVGERVSQYNPETDLVNPEELGTYAGGDMLITRPAGRNGLADKSKLWSNGVVPFVIEGNFDAFGMQLIEDAMNKYHAETCIKFVPRTKQQDYISIQSTNSGCWSSVGRLGGKQEVNLQIPGCTTKVGTVAHELMHAVGFLHEQNRDDRDDFVLIKTENIQPGTESNFVKARSNSVNSHGVRYDYGSIMHYSANAFSVNGKPTIVPKKTFSGTMGQRDGFSKHDLQKINTMYNCK; from the exons ATGGCAATGTCCCACAAAATGTTACTCGTACTGCTGGCAGCCACGTGGCTTACGGTGGCCAACTGCAACGTAATCCTGCGGGACGACGCCGAAAACGAAGTCGATAGCAACGATGGTGAAATCGATTTGTCGCATCTGGGGACGGCGATCTACGGTGCGCCGGATCCGTCGGTTGGCGAGCGGGTCAGCCAGTACAACCCGGAGACGGATCTGGTGAACCCGGAGGAGCTTGGAACGTACGCCGGAGGAGACATGCTGATAACGAGACCGGCGGGAAGGAACGGTCTGGCCGACAAGAGCAAACTGTGGTCGAATGGTGTGGTGCCGTTTGTGATCGAAGGAAATTTcg ACGCCTTCGGCATGCAGCTGATTGAAGATGCTATGAACAAATACCATGCCGAAACATGCATCAAGTTCGTTCCCCGCACCAAACAGCAGGATTACATTTCGATCCAGAGCACGAACAGCGGTTGCTGGTCTAGCGTTGGCCGACTTGGGGGCAAACAAGAGGTTAATCTGCAGATACCTGGCTGTACGACCAAGGTCGGAACGGTTGCCCATGAGTTGATGCACGCCGTTGGTTTCCTTCACGAGCAGAATCGTGACGATCGGGATGACTTCGTCTTGATTAAGACAGAAAACATCCAACCAGGTACGGAAAGCAACTTCGTCAAGGCACGCAGCAACTCCGTCAACAGTCATGGTGTCAGGTATGACTATGGCAGCATAATGCACTATTCGGCCAATGCGTTCTCCGTCAATGGAAAACCCACAATCGTCCCAAAA